The region AAACGCATTGGCGATGCGCCATCAATTCGCGCGGCTTCCATCAACTCGTCCGGCAAGGTCATAAAGAACTGGCGGAACAAAAACGTTGCTGTTGCGGAGGCCATCAGCGGCAGCGTCAAACCGGTGTAGCTGTCGAGCATTTTCAGGTTTGCAATCACTTCCACCGTTGGGAAAATACGCACCTCAACCGGCAGCATCAGCGTGCAGAAGATCATCCAGAAGAAGAGGTTACGCAGCGGAAAGCGGAACCAGACAATGGCGAAGGCAGAGAGCATCGATACGGCGATTTTGCCGACGGTGATGACAAACGCCATGATGAAGCTGTTGGTCAGCATCAACCAGAACGGCGCGCTATTCGCGCCAATACCGTTGACCCAGATGTTGCGCAGGTTCTCCCACAAATGGGTGCCGGGGATCAGCGTCATGGGCGTGTCGTACACGGCGTTGATATCCAGCGTCGCCGTTACGAAGGCGACATACAGTGGGAACAGCACCACCGCAATCCCGAGAATAAGCATGATATGGCTGAATAACGTCAGCCCGGGGCGATTCTCAATCATTGGTAGCGCACCTTACTTTCAACATAACGGAACTGGACCACCGTCAGCACTATCACCAAAAACATCAGCACCACCGACTGTGCCGCAGACGTGGAGAGATCCAACCCGGCGAAACCTTCGCGGTAAATTTTATAAATCAGCGTCGTCGTCGCCTGAACCGGGCCACCGGCTGTCGCGGCGTCGATCACCGGGAACGTGTCGAAAAAGGCGTACACCAGGTTAACCACCAGCAGGAAAAAACTCACCGGCGCAATGAGCGGCAGTGACAATTTGAAGAAGCGACGGATCGGCCCGGCACCGTCAATGGCGGCGGCTTCAACCAGTGAGCGCGGAATTGACTGCAAAGCGGCAAAGAAGAACAGGAAGTTGTAGCTGATCTGCTTCCATACCGAAGCAAAAACCACGAGGAACATGGCCTGGCCGCTGTTTTGCGCATGGTTCCAGTCATAGCCAAACTGCGCCAGAAAATGGGTAAGCAAGCCGCGACCGGGGTTAAAGAGAAAAATCCACAGCACAGCGGCAACCGCTGGCGCAACGGCGTAGGGCAGCAGCATCAGCGTTTGATAAATGCGACTGCCGCGCACCACGTTATCCACCAGCGCGGCAAAAAACAGGGAAACCAGCAGGCCGCTGAACGTCACCCACGCGCTAAAGCGCATGGTGGTCCAGAAAGAGTCCAGATAATAGCTGTCGTGAAACAGCGCGACGAAATTATCCAGCCCGACAAACTGGCTGGAGAGGCCGAACGGATCGACACTTTGTACCGAATACCACAGCGCTTCAGCCGCAGGCCAGATAAAGAAAATAATGGTGATAGCCAGCTGCGGCGCCACTAACACGTATGGGAGCCAGCGCGAACGAAACACCGGACGGGATGAGGACATAAGCAACTCTTTTCAGATAGGCCGGATAGCAACGGCCTACCGTAAAGTAGGCCGTCTTTGTCTGCCGGATAAGTACTTTTCTCCCGGCAAAACACTACATCAAGACTTGGTGGACTGCTCGAAGCGGCGCAGCAGCTGGTTACCACGCTCAACGGCGGAATCGAGCGCCTGTTGCGGGGTTTTCTTACCGGTCCATACGCTTTCCAGCTCTTCATCAACAATGGTACGGATCTGCGGCATGTTGCCCAGACGCAGACCTTTGGTGAACGCCAACGGCGGCTTGTTCAGCATCTGACGCGTAGCGATATCTGCGCCCGGGTTCTTGTCATAGAAGCCCTCTTTACGCGTCAGATCGTACGCTGCGGTAGTGATCGGCAGGTAACCAGTTTTCTGGTGCCACTCCGCTGCGTTTTCCGGTTTTGCCAGGAAGTCGAGGAACTGGGCAACGCCTTTGTAAGTGGCATTGTCTTTACCCTGCATCACCCACAGGCTTGCGCCGCCGATAATGGCGTTCTGCGGCGCACCTTTCACGGTGGCGTCATACGGCATCATGCCAACGCCATAATTGAATTTGGCGTAATGGCGAATATCTGCCAGCGAACCAGAAGAGGCAGTAGTAATGGCGCAGTCGCCGTTATAGAACTTCTCAGTGGACTCATCTTTACGCCCGAAGTAGCTGAAATCGCCTTTTTTGTTCAGTTCTTCCAGCATGGCGATGTGTTTCACCTGCTCCGGCTTATTGAACTCCAGTACCGCGTCAGTACCGTCAAAGCCGTTGTTTTTGGTCGCAACCGGCAGACCATGCCAGGCGCTGAAGTTCTCAATCTGGATCCAGCCCTGCCAGCCGCTGGCGTAGCCGCATTTCATCCCGGCCGCTTTCAGCTTGGCGGTGTATTCGGCCAGATCCTGCCAGGTTTTCGGCGGCTGATCCGGATTCAGACCCGCTTTTTTAAAGGCGTCTTTGTTGTAATACAGCACGGGTGTAGAGCTGTTGAACGGCTGAGAGAGCAAATGACCCGTTTTAGAATCGGTGTAGTAACCCGCAACGGTCGGCACAAACTGGCTTTCATCAAAGTTGATGCCCGCGTCTTTAAACACCTGGTAGACCGGTTTGATCGCTTTAGATGCCATCATGGTGGCGGTACCGACTTCGTAAACCTGCAAAATCGCCGGTGCGTTACCGGTACGGAAGGCAGCGATACCCGCGCTCAGGCTCTGCTCGTAGTTGCCTTTATAGATCGGTACGATTTTGTAATCCGGGTGGGTGTCATTGAAACGTTGCGCCAGGGAGTCAACTTCTTTACCTAACTCCCCTTCCATCGAATGCCAGAACGGAATGGTGGTTACCGCCATGGCGTTACCTGCAAAGACTAACCCCATCGCCAGACCCAAAGCTGTATGTCGTAACGTTGTCATTGTGCTCTCTCTTGTTATGCGGATGCGCGATTTCACGCGTTTTTATGCTCGCGAGGTAACATGACATGCGCGAATTACAGAAAAATAACCATTTAATTACAAATAGATGACAGACAGGCGTCAGCAAAATGTCGCCAGGATGATGGTACGGTGAAGGAAAAATGGCGGTTAATGGGGCGGCCATCGCGCTTTAGAAAGGAAAAAGGGCTTCCCTGTTAAACAGAGAAGCCCTTTATAAAGGCGCTTAGAGGTATGCACATTACCGTTTCCCTGAAAAGGCAGGGATTTCTCCCTGCCTCCAGGTTGCTACTTACCGGATTCGTAAGCCATGAAAGCCGCGACCTCGCGGAACCCATCTTTGTAACGAATTTCGCACAGCGATTTCCGTGTCAGATAAGTGAATATCAGCAGTGTGAAACACACGATAAACACGCACCAGATAAGGGTTCCTTGCGGTAGCTTCATAACCTGCGGCTCCTTGCCTTTCGGCGGGTAAGAGGCTACTCTACATGTGTCGAGCATATAGACAGGCCTCGTTGGTTAATTGAAAAATTACCTTCGGGGCTTTCTTCTTTCTGCCGCACAACTTTTTACCGTCATGAGGCAAAAAGCCTCAAGCGCCACCCGCATCATATCCCATCAAGCCGTCTTGTCGCATCGCAGGAAAACGTTTTTAAGACAAAAAAACCGGCCCTTACGAGACCGGTTTAAATGCTATTACATCAACAAGTTACCCGCCCAGGTAAGCGCTGCGCACCGCTTCGTTCGCCAGTAACGCGTCGCCGGTATCTTCCAGCACTACATGGCCGTTTTCCAGTACATACCCGCGATCGGCGAGCTTCAGCGCCTGGTTAGCGTTCTGCTCCACCAGGAAGATGGTCATGCCCTCTTTTCGCAGTTGCTCAATGGTGTCGAAAATTTGCTGAATAATGATCGGCGCAAGACCCAGCGAGGGTTCATCCAGCAGTAACAAACGCGGCTGACTCATCAGCGCGCGCCCAATCGCCAGCATCTGCTGCTCACCGCCGGACATGGTGCCAGCCCGCTGGATGCGGCGCTCATGCAGGCGCGGAAACAGTTCATAAACCCTTTGAATACGCGACTGATACTGCTCACGATCGGCGAAAAAACCGCCCATCGCCAGGTTCTCTTCCACGGTCATCCGCGAAAAGACACGGCGACCTTCCGGCACAATTGCCACGGCTTCGCGCATGATCTTCGCGGTCTGCCAGTCGGTAATATCTTTGCCATCAAATACAATGCGCCCGCTGCTGGCGCGCGGATCGCCGCACAGCGTGCCAAGCAACGTGGTTTTCCCCGCGCCGTTGGCACCAATCAGCGTCACGATTTCGCCCTGGTTAATATGCAGGCTGACATCATGCAGCGCCTGGATTTTGCCGTAGTGAGCGCTAACTTTGTCAAAAGATAACATCGCCTTTTCCATCTTATGCCTCACCAAGGTATGCGCGGATCACGTCCGGGTTATTACGAATCTCTTCCGGCGTCCCGTTCGCCAGCGGCGTGCCCTGGTTCACTACATAAATCCGGTCGGAAATCCCCATCACCAGCTTCATATCATGCTCGATCAGCAGGATGGTGGTGTTGTGATGGTTACGCAGCTCGACAATCAGCTCGTCCAGCTCTTTGGTCTCTTTCGGGTTCAGACCGGCTGCCGGTTCATCAAGCATCAGGATTTCCGGCTGCGTCACCATGCAGCGCACAATCTCCAGACGGCGCTGATCGCCGTAAGCAAGGTTGCTGGCCTGGCGGTTAGCGTGCGCTAACAAACCAATACGTTCCAGCCAAGTTGCGGCGCGGTCCAGCGCTTCACTCTGCGCGCGACGAAACGCCGGCGTTTTCAGCAGGCCAGAGAAAACCCCGGTTTTGAGCTGCTGATGTTGCCCCACCAGCAGATTTTCAATCACCGTCATTTCGCGAAACAGACGCACGTGCTGGAA is a window of Enterobacter sp. R4-368 DNA encoding:
- the ugpE gene encoding sn-glycerol-3-phosphate ABC transporter permease UgpE; this encodes MIENRPGLTLFSHIMLILGIAVVLFPLYVAFVTATLDINAVYDTPMTLIPGTHLWENLRNIWVNGIGANSAPFWLMLTNSFIMAFVITVGKIAVSMLSAFAIVWFRFPLRNLFFWMIFCTLMLPVEVRIFPTVEVIANLKMLDSYTGLTLPLMASATATFLFRQFFMTLPDELMEAARIDGASPMRFFRDIVLPLSKTNLAALFVITFIYGWNQYLWPLLIISDVNLGTAVAGVKSMIASGESTTQWNQVMAAMLLTLIPPVVIVLAMQRAFVRGLVDSEK
- the ugpA gene encoding sn-glycerol-3-phosphate ABC transporter permease UgpA, giving the protein MSSSRPVFRSRWLPYVLVAPQLAITIIFFIWPAAEALWYSVQSVDPFGLSSQFVGLDNFVALFHDSYYLDSFWTTMRFSAWVTFSGLLVSLFFAALVDNVVRGSRIYQTLMLLPYAVAPAVAAVLWIFLFNPGRGLLTHFLAQFGYDWNHAQNSGQAMFLVVFASVWKQISYNFLFFFAALQSIPRSLVEAAAIDGAGPIRRFFKLSLPLIAPVSFFLLVVNLVYAFFDTFPVIDAATAGGPVQATTTLIYKIYREGFAGLDLSTSAAQSVVLMFLVIVLTVVQFRYVESKVRYQ
- the ugpB gene encoding sn-glycerol-3-phosphate ABC transporter substrate-binding protein UgpB → MTTLRHTALGLAMGLVFAGNAMAVTTIPFWHSMEGELGKEVDSLAQRFNDTHPDYKIVPIYKGNYEQSLSAGIAAFRTGNAPAILQVYEVGTATMMASKAIKPVYQVFKDAGINFDESQFVPTVAGYYTDSKTGHLLSQPFNSSTPVLYYNKDAFKKAGLNPDQPPKTWQDLAEYTAKLKAAGMKCGYASGWQGWIQIENFSAWHGLPVATKNNGFDGTDAVLEFNKPEQVKHIAMLEELNKKGDFSYFGRKDESTEKFYNGDCAITTASSGSLADIRHYAKFNYGVGMMPYDATVKGAPQNAIIGGASLWVMQGKDNATYKGVAQFLDFLAKPENAAEWHQKTGYLPITTAAYDLTRKEGFYDKNPGADIATRQMLNKPPLAFTKGLRLGNMPQIRTIVDEELESVWTGKKTPQQALDSAVERGNQLLRRFEQSTKS
- a CDS encoding Hok/Gef family protein, with protein sequence MFTYLTRKSLCEIRYKDGFREVAAFMAYESGK
- the livF gene encoding high-affinity branched-chain amino acid ABC transporter ATP-binding protein LivF, with translation MEKAMLSFDKVSAHYGKIQALHDVSLHINQGEIVTLIGANGAGKTTLLGTLCGDPRASSGRIVFDGKDITDWQTAKIMREAVAIVPEGRRVFSRMTVEENLAMGGFFADREQYQSRIQRVYELFPRLHERRIQRAGTMSGGEQQMLAIGRALMSQPRLLLLDEPSLGLAPIIIQQIFDTIEQLRKEGMTIFLVEQNANQALKLADRGYVLENGHVVLEDTGDALLANEAVRSAYLGG
- the livG gene encoding high-affinity branched-chain amino acid ABC transporter ATP-binding protein LivG encodes the protein MSQPLLSVNGLMMRFGGLLAVNNVSLELRPQEIVSLIGPNGAGKTTVFNCLTGFYKPTGGTIMLRDQHLEGLPGQQIARMGVVRTFQHVRLFREMTVIENLLVGQHQQLKTGVFSGLLKTPAFRRAQSEALDRAATWLERIGLLAHANRQASNLAYGDQRRLEIVRCMVTQPEILMLDEPAAGLNPKETKELDELIVELRNHHNTTILLIEHDMKLVMGISDRIYVVNQGTPLANGTPEEIRNNPDVIRAYLGEA